A single Micromonospora luteifusca DNA region contains:
- a CDS encoding GNAT family N-acetyltransferase encodes MIEMRVLTPDDWQTWRDLRLAALTEAPEAFGSRLADWQGEGDREQRWRDRLSIPGSHNLVAVLDGRPVGMASGVPTADPLMMELISMWVHPDARGRKVSNLLVDTVARWARESGADRLRLTVMPDNARAKALYRRTGFHQTDELGDLLPDGVSREQVMLRPL; translated from the coding sequence ATGATCGAAATGCGGGTGCTCACCCCCGACGACTGGCAAACCTGGCGCGACCTGCGGCTGGCCGCCCTCACCGAGGCGCCGGAGGCGTTCGGATCCCGGCTCGCCGACTGGCAGGGCGAGGGCGACCGCGAGCAACGCTGGCGCGACCGGCTGAGCATCCCCGGCTCACACAACCTGGTGGCCGTCCTGGACGGACGTCCGGTCGGGATGGCCAGCGGCGTACCGACGGCGGACCCACTGATGATGGAACTGATCTCGATGTGGGTGCACCCCGACGCCCGCGGCCGGAAGGTCAGCAACCTCCTGGTGGACACGGTGGCGCGCTGGGCCCGCGAGAGCGGCGCCGACCGGCTACGCCTCACCGTCATGCCCGACAACGCGCGGGCGAAGGCCCTCTACCGTCGCACCGGCTTCCACCAGACCGACGAGTTGGGCGATCTCCTGCCCGACGGCGTGAGCCGCGAACAAGTCATGCTCCGCCCCCTGTGA
- a CDS encoding lytic polysaccharide monooxygenase auxiliary activity family 9 protein: protein MSILVRSPRVLRPLAVASAATLLLATALMTMLVQPASAHGSVVDPASRNYSCWQRWGSDFQNPRMATEDPMCWQAWQADPAAMWNWNGLFREGVGGNHQAAVPNGQLCSGGRTQSPRYNSLDTIGAWKTTSVSNNFRLRFFDQASHGADYIRVYVTKQGFNALTEPLGWDDLELAGQIGNTPASQWDQDTGGVSIQIPVSASGRTGRHIVYTVWQASHLDQSYYLCSDVTFGGTSTPPPTTPPPTTAPPTTAPPTTAPPTSPRPTTPPPSTPPPAGACTATYQVTGQWSGGFQAEVKVTAGGSPTRGWSVSWNYNNGQQVTSSWNTTVSTNGTLVTARNVSHNGTLAAGASTTFGFLGSWNGSNPVPLVSCTATS, encoded by the coding sequence ATGTCCATTCTCGTACGATCACCACGCGTGCTCCGGCCACTCGCCGTCGCGTCGGCCGCCACGCTCCTGCTGGCCACCGCGCTGATGACGATGCTGGTCCAGCCCGCCTCGGCGCACGGCTCGGTCGTCGACCCGGCCTCGCGCAACTACAGCTGCTGGCAACGTTGGGGCAGCGATTTCCAGAACCCCCGAATGGCCACCGAGGACCCGATGTGCTGGCAGGCCTGGCAGGCCGACCCGGCCGCCATGTGGAACTGGAACGGCCTGTTCCGCGAGGGCGTCGGCGGCAACCACCAGGCCGCCGTCCCCAACGGCCAACTGTGCAGCGGCGGGCGCACCCAGAGCCCGCGCTACAACTCGTTGGACACCATCGGCGCGTGGAAGACCACCTCGGTGTCGAACAACTTCCGGCTCCGTTTCTTCGACCAGGCCAGTCACGGCGCCGACTACATCCGGGTGTACGTGACCAAACAGGGCTTCAACGCGCTCACCGAACCGCTCGGCTGGGACGACCTGGAGCTGGCCGGTCAGATCGGCAACACCCCGGCCTCGCAGTGGGATCAGGACACCGGTGGGGTCTCCATCCAGATCCCGGTCAGCGCGTCCGGACGCACCGGACGGCACATCGTCTACACCGTCTGGCAGGCCAGCCACCTGGACCAGTCGTACTACCTGTGCAGCGACGTGACCTTCGGTGGGACGAGCACCCCGCCGCCGACGACTCCCCCGCCCACCACGGCCCCGCCCACCACGGCCCCGCCCACCACGGCCCCGCCCACCTCTCCGCGGCCGACCACCCCGCCGCCGAGCACCCCGCCGCCGGCTGGGGCCTGCACGGCGACGTACCAGGTCACCGGCCAGTGGTCCGGCGGCTTCCAGGCTGAGGTGAAGGTGACCGCGGGCGGCTCGCCCACCCGAGGCTGGTCGGTGAGCTGGAACTACAACAACGGCCAGCAGGTCACCTCGTCGTGGAACACCACCGTCAGCACCAACGGCACGCTGGTCACCGCGCGCAACGTCAGCCACAACGGCACCCTCGCCGCCGGAGCGAGCACCACGTTCGGTTTCCTCGGCTCGTGGAACGGCAGCAACCCGGTTCCGCTGGTCTCCTGCACGGCGACCAGTTGA
- a CDS encoding GNAT family N-acetyltransferase: protein MPQQTTEIRTASFADLDARTFHDLLKLRIDVFVVEQHCPYPELDGRDVEPGTRHLWLTDGGAPLAYLRILADPDGTARIGRVVVAPAARGGGHAGRLMTAALEVLGNQPCVLEAQSHLVPFYARHGFTVSGAEYVEDGIPHTPMRREPIDA, encoded by the coding sequence GTGCCCCAGCAGACCACCGAAATCCGGACGGCCTCCTTCGCCGACCTGGACGCCCGCACCTTCCACGATCTACTCAAGCTGCGCATCGACGTGTTCGTGGTGGAGCAGCACTGCCCGTACCCGGAACTCGACGGGCGGGACGTGGAGCCGGGCACCCGGCATCTCTGGCTGACCGACGGCGGCGCGCCGCTGGCGTACCTGCGGATCCTGGCCGACCCGGACGGCACCGCCCGGATCGGTCGGGTCGTGGTGGCGCCGGCAGCCCGCGGCGGCGGGCACGCCGGCCGGCTGATGACGGCGGCGCTGGAGGTGCTGGGCAACCAGCCCTGCGTGCTGGAGGCCCAGTCGCACCTGGTCCCGTTCTACGCCCGGCACGGCTTCACGGTCAGCGGCGCGGAGTACGTCGAGGACGGCATCCCACACACGCCGATGCGACGCGAACCCATTGACGCCTGA
- a CDS encoding DMT family transporter yields the protein MSSTSRTAPSAASAPAVTQARTGLIQITVTGVLWGTTGVAVQLLRESTGLSPVSIGFHRLAIAALVLLACTAGRLGTVLAALRAAPVPLLLTGVGLGLYQALYFAAVAWAGVSVATVVSLGLAPVLAATWESVRARRIPGPLRLGTLIAAVAGLVLITGATTDPGAAAPAPLLGLLAAAGSGLGYAVTTLISRQVSQRTEPMTLTTISTTVGALTLAPFALVAGVSTPVRLDTVALLLHLGVVTTAVAYALFYAGLRTTPGSVAAVLTLLEPLTAAALAVALLHEPLPLPVIGGGVLLLTAVAATYLTPAGPKTR from the coding sequence GTGTCGTCCACCTCCCGTACCGCGCCGTCGGCCGCTTCGGCCCCGGCGGTCACCCAGGCCCGCACCGGCCTGATCCAGATCACCGTCACCGGCGTGCTGTGGGGCACCACCGGCGTGGCGGTGCAACTCCTGCGTGAAAGCACCGGTCTCAGCCCGGTGAGCATCGGCTTCCACCGCCTCGCGATCGCCGCGCTCGTCCTGCTGGCGTGCACCGCCGGTCGGCTCGGCACGGTCCTGGCCGCCCTGCGCGCGGCACCCGTACCGCTGCTGCTCACCGGCGTCGGCCTCGGCCTCTACCAGGCGCTCTACTTCGCCGCCGTGGCCTGGGCCGGCGTCAGCGTGGCAACCGTCGTCAGCCTGGGCCTGGCCCCGGTGCTCGCCGCGACCTGGGAGTCGGTGCGCGCCCGACGGATCCCCGGCCCGCTGCGACTCGGCACGTTGATCGCTGCCGTGGCCGGTCTCGTCCTGATCACCGGCGCCACGACGGATCCCGGCGCCGCGGCGCCCGCCCCACTGCTCGGCCTGCTCGCGGCGGCCGGTTCCGGCCTGGGGTACGCGGTGACCACCCTGATCAGCCGGCAGGTGTCACAGCGCACCGAACCGATGACCCTGACCACCATCTCCACCACGGTCGGAGCACTGACCCTGGCACCGTTCGCCCTGGTCGCCGGGGTCAGCACGCCGGTACGCCTCGACACCGTGGCACTGCTGCTGCACCTCGGCGTGGTCACCACCGCAGTGGCGTACGCGCTGTTCTACGCCGGGCTGCGCACCACCCCGGGCAGCGTCGCCGCCGTACTGACCCTGCTCGAACCGCTCACCGCCGCGGCACTGGCGGTGGCGCTGTTGCACGAGCCGCTCCCGCTGCCGGTCATCGGCGGCGGCGTACTGCTGCTCACCGCCGTGGCCGCCACCTACCTGACGCCCGCGGGTCCGAAGACCCGGTGA
- a CDS encoding Prokaryotic metallothionein produces the protein MATCEVCGNDYWMAFEVHTVSGDVHTFDSFECAAHRLAPICEHCQVKIVGHGVEVNGRFFCCGHCARAVEGTVGAEIRDAVGARPA, from the coding sequence ATGGCAACGTGCGAGGTCTGCGGCAACGACTACTGGATGGCGTTCGAGGTGCACACCGTCAGCGGCGACGTGCACACCTTCGACTCGTTCGAGTGCGCGGCCCACCGATTGGCACCGATCTGCGAGCACTGCCAAGTCAAGATCGTTGGGCACGGTGTCGAGGTCAACGGCCGCTTCTTCTGCTGCGGGCACTGCGCCCGCGCCGTCGAGGGCACGGTGGGCGCCGAGATCCGCGACGCCGTCGGCGCACGCCCAGCCTGA
- a CDS encoding isoamylase early set domain-containing protein encodes MIKRNRLFGNQTRVTFCLPRDAPPGPVSVVGSFNGWEPGRHELVIRRDGTRTVTVKLPPGEHRFRYLATGGVWLDDESADQVDDRGSLLRL; translated from the coding sequence GTGATCAAGCGCAACAGGCTCTTCGGCAATCAGACCCGGGTGACCTTCTGTCTGCCCCGTGACGCCCCGCCCGGTCCGGTGAGCGTCGTCGGCTCCTTCAACGGCTGGGAACCGGGCCGGCACGAGTTGGTGATCCGCCGCGACGGCACGCGGACGGTCACCGTGAAGCTCCCGCCCGGGGAGCACCGGTTCCGCTACCTCGCCACCGGTGGTGTCTGGTTGGACGACGAATCAGCCGACCAGGTCGACGACCGCGGCAGCCTGCTTCGACTCTGA
- a CDS encoding lytic polysaccharide monooxygenase, whose amino-acid sequence MRRKITVPLVAAGAVAATLTVAAPAQAHGYVSAPPSRQALCAQGRVPDCGQIKYEPQSVEGPKGLRSCNAGIAQFAVLNDDSRGWPATSVGSSLTFTWVNTARHATSNWEYWIGNTRVGVVNGNGQQPGATVSHTVNLGGYSGRQKILAVWNISDTANAFYSCIDVQIGGGGGPAPTPTPTTSPTPRPTPTTAPPTTPAPGGSWTTGRAYQVGDQVTYGGRTYRCRQAHTAIPGWEPPNVPALWLQV is encoded by the coding sequence ATGCGTAGAAAAATCACCGTCCCGCTGGTGGCGGCGGGTGCTGTCGCCGCCACCCTCACCGTCGCCGCCCCCGCGCAGGCGCACGGTTACGTCTCCGCCCCGCCGAGCCGGCAGGCGCTCTGCGCGCAGGGCCGGGTGCCCGACTGCGGGCAGATCAAGTACGAGCCGCAGAGCGTCGAGGGGCCCAAGGGCCTGCGCAGCTGCAACGCCGGGATCGCCCAGTTCGCCGTCCTCAACGACGACAGCCGGGGCTGGCCGGCCACTTCGGTCGGCAGCTCACTGACCTTCACCTGGGTGAACACCGCCCGGCACGCCACCAGCAACTGGGAGTACTGGATCGGCAACACCCGGGTCGGCGTGGTCAACGGCAACGGCCAGCAGCCGGGGGCGACGGTCTCGCACACCGTCAACCTCGGCGGGTACTCCGGCCGGCAGAAGATCCTCGCCGTGTGGAACATCTCCGACACCGCGAACGCCTTCTACTCCTGCATCGACGTGCAGATCGGCGGCGGAGGCGGACCGGCGCCGACCCCCACCCCGACCACCTCACCCACCCCACGGCCCACCCCGACCACCGCGCCGCCCACGACGCCCGCCCCGGGCGGCAGTTGGACGACCGGCCGGGCGTACCAGGTCGGCGACCAGGTCACCTACGGCGGGCGGACGTACCGCTGCCGGCAGGCGCACACGGCGATCCCCGGGTGGGAGCCGCCGAACGTACCGGCGCTCTGGCTCCAGGTCTGA
- a CDS encoding DUF305 domain-containing protein — translation MSRRTRLASLAAALLLTSACAGSPTSSPSAVPQPAPADPAGSAGADSPADAEMSGIDVVFLSTRVGHSQRTLQIVRLARDRVRDDALRTLVAAIESTEADELSTMRGWLPTAGPGASAAVHQHEGHGDEAALDRLRTAPDADVDRMLREVLADHQRAAADLARAQVGVGRNERVRDLARRIEQSRTAEVQLLRGTP, via the coding sequence ATGTCCCGCCGTACCCGTCTGGCGTCCCTCGCCGCCGCGCTGCTGCTCACCAGTGCCTGCGCCGGGTCGCCCACGTCGAGCCCGTCAGCGGTGCCACAACCAGCTCCCGCGGACCCGGCCGGGTCCGCGGGAGCTGACTCCCCGGCCGACGCCGAGATGAGCGGCATCGACGTGGTGTTCCTGAGCACGAGGGTCGGGCACAGCCAACGCACCCTGCAGATCGTCCGGCTCGCGCGCGACCGGGTACGCGACGACGCGCTGCGTACCCTGGTCGCCGCCATCGAGTCGACCGAGGCAGATGAGCTGTCCACGATGCGTGGCTGGCTGCCCACCGCCGGGCCGGGCGCCAGCGCGGCCGTACACCAGCACGAAGGCCATGGTGACGAGGCCGCGCTCGACCGGCTGCGGACCGCGCCCGACGCGGACGTCGACCGGATGCTGCGCGAGGTGCTCGCGGACCACCAGCGGGCGGCGGCCGACCTGGCCCGCGCTCAGGTCGGCGTCGGCCGAAACGAGCGGGTCCGCGACCTCGCCCGGCGGATCGAGCAGTCCCGCACCGCCGAGGTCCAGTTGCTCAGGGGTACGCCGTGA
- the msrB gene encoding peptide-methionine (R)-S-oxide reductase MsrB has protein sequence MSLDDNELPRTEDEWRVRLTPEEFHVLREHGTERPWTGEYVDTKTAGVYNCRACGLELFSSDTKFDSHCGWPSFDDAIPGRVKEIVDRSLGMARTEIRCARCDSHLGHVFHGEGFTPKDTRHCVNSVSIRLEPR, from the coding sequence GTGAGTCTTGACGACAACGAGCTGCCCCGCACCGAGGACGAGTGGCGGGTCCGGTTGACCCCCGAGGAGTTCCACGTCCTGCGGGAGCACGGCACCGAACGCCCGTGGACCGGCGAGTACGTGGACACGAAGACGGCTGGCGTCTACAACTGCCGAGCCTGCGGGCTGGAGCTTTTCTCCAGCGACACGAAGTTCGACTCGCACTGCGGGTGGCCGAGCTTCGACGATGCCATCCCGGGCCGGGTCAAGGAGATCGTGGACCGCAGCCTCGGCATGGCCCGCACGGAGATCCGCTGCGCCCGCTGCGACAGCCACCTCGGGCACGTCTTCCACGGCGAGGGCTTCACCCCGAAGGACACCCGGCACTGCGTCAACTCGGTCTCCATCCGGCTGGAACCCCGCTGA
- the ligD gene encoding non-homologous end-joining DNA ligase, protein MAGTKAAVAEVDVAGRSVRLSSPDRVIFPQRGFTKADVFHYYLAVGDGIMRALRDRPTTLQRFPEGVEGEMFFQKRVPTRGVPPWVTTAEITFPSGRSAAELCPIDLAHVAWAAQMGTIVLHPWPVRAADVDRPDELRIDLDPQPGTDFADAARAAGEVRALLDELGVTGWPKTSGGRGVHVYLRIQPRWTFTEVRRATIALAREVERRHPDLVTTAWWKEERGSRVFVDFNQMARDRTIACAYSLRANARATVSTPVTWDELPHVDPDDFDLRTVPARLAERGDPHAGIDDAPWDITPLLEWADRDAAAGQGDLPYPPDHPKMPGEPKRVQPSRAKRAPEDESA, encoded by the coding sequence ATGGCTGGCACAAAGGCTGCGGTCGCCGAGGTCGACGTGGCCGGGCGCAGCGTTCGACTGAGCAGTCCCGATCGGGTCATCTTCCCGCAGCGGGGCTTCACCAAGGCGGACGTCTTCCACTACTACCTCGCGGTCGGCGACGGGATCATGCGCGCCCTGCGGGACCGGCCCACCACGCTGCAACGGTTCCCCGAGGGCGTCGAGGGCGAGATGTTCTTCCAGAAGCGGGTGCCCACGCGGGGCGTGCCACCCTGGGTGACGACTGCGGAGATCACCTTCCCGAGCGGTCGGAGCGCCGCGGAGCTCTGCCCGATCGATCTGGCGCACGTGGCCTGGGCGGCCCAGATGGGCACCATCGTGTTGCACCCGTGGCCCGTGCGCGCCGCCGACGTCGACCGACCCGACGAGCTGCGCATCGACCTGGACCCGCAGCCCGGCACCGACTTCGCCGACGCGGCGCGGGCCGCCGGGGAGGTCCGCGCGCTCCTCGACGAGCTGGGTGTGACCGGTTGGCCGAAGACCTCCGGTGGCCGGGGCGTGCACGTCTATCTGCGCATCCAGCCCCGTTGGACGTTCACCGAGGTGCGCCGGGCCACCATCGCGCTGGCCCGGGAGGTGGAACGCCGCCACCCCGACCTGGTCACCACGGCCTGGTGGAAGGAGGAGCGCGGCAGTCGGGTCTTCGTCGACTTCAACCAGATGGCTCGGGACCGGACGATCGCCTGCGCGTACTCGCTGCGGGCCAACGCGCGGGCCACCGTCTCGACACCGGTCACCTGGGACGAGCTGCCCCACGTCGACCCGGACGACTTCGACCTGCGGACCGTCCCGGCCCGGCTCGCCGAGCGCGGCGACCCGCACGCCGGCATCGACGACGCCCCGTGGGACATCACGCCGCTGTTGGAGTGGGCCGACCGGGACGCCGCCGCCGGTCAGGGCGACCTGCCATACCCGCCGGACCACCCGAAGATGCCCGGCGAGCCCAAGCGGGTGCAGCCGAGCCGCGCCAAGCGCGCCCCCGAGGACGAGAGCGCCTGA
- a CDS encoding CGNR zinc finger domain-containing protein, with translation MTTEDADARRPAPGRLRLVQDFCNSVDFEGGWDDLADPGGLTTWLAAKGHAVREGGLGPDDVGRVLRFREALRDLLSVPAHHGRPGPQDESPGLDRRERGRRVLAEAAADLPLAVVVGERFTIAPTGTGLSGALAAILVALAFGDADRTLSRLKVCQADSCRWVFYDQSRNGSSRWCTMQLCGARNKNRVYRRRQREAVE, from the coding sequence GTGACTACCGAGGACGCCGACGCGCGTCGCCCCGCACCCGGTCGGCTCCGTCTCGTACAGGACTTCTGCAACAGCGTGGACTTCGAGGGCGGCTGGGACGACCTCGCCGACCCCGGTGGCCTGACCACCTGGCTGGCCGCGAAGGGCCACGCGGTCCGCGAAGGAGGGCTGGGACCCGACGACGTAGGGCGTGTGCTGCGTTTCCGGGAGGCGTTGCGTGACCTGCTGAGCGTCCCGGCACACCACGGTCGGCCCGGCCCGCAGGACGAGTCACCGGGACTCGACCGCCGGGAGCGAGGCCGCCGCGTGCTCGCCGAAGCCGCGGCCGACCTGCCGCTCGCGGTCGTGGTCGGCGAGCGGTTCACCATCGCTCCCACGGGCACTGGGCTGTCCGGGGCGCTCGCGGCGATCCTGGTGGCGCTGGCCTTCGGCGACGCCGACCGCACGCTCTCCAGGCTGAAGGTGTGCCAGGCAGACAGTTGCCGGTGGGTCTTCTATGACCAGTCGCGCAACGGCTCCAGCCGCTGGTGCACCATGCAGTTGTGCGGGGCACGGAACAAGAACCGTGTCTACCGGCGGCGCCAGCGCGAAGCCGTCGAATGA